In one Natronoarchaeum mannanilyticum genomic region, the following are encoded:
- the dgoD gene encoding galactonate dehydratase, which translates to MHVTDYELFEVPPRWLFLKVTTSDGTVGWGEPVVEGRAKTVKTAVEELMDNYLLGEDPQRIEDHWQAMYRGGFYRGGPVLMSAIAGIDQALWDIKGKHYGAPVHDLLGGAARDRIRVYQWIGGDDPADVADQAREKVEAGFTALKMNGTGELERIDSPAAVSAAADRMREVREEVGDEVDVGVDFHGRVSKPMAKRLVEALEPYDPFFVEEPVLPEHLDDLGEIAQHTTTSIATGERLFSRFDFKQLFEDGHVDLIQPDLSHAGGITEVKKIASMAEAYDVAMAPHCPLGPVALASCIQVDACSPNALIQEQSLDIHYNETSDVLDYLADPSVFDYEDGFVEIPDGPGLGVEVDEAHVREQAQQDVDWHNPVWRHDDGSVAEW; encoded by the coding sequence ATGCACGTAACCGACTACGAGCTGTTCGAGGTGCCGCCGCGCTGGTTGTTTCTGAAAGTGACGACGAGCGACGGCACGGTCGGCTGGGGCGAGCCGGTCGTCGAAGGCCGCGCGAAGACCGTCAAGACGGCGGTCGAGGAACTGATGGACAACTACCTGCTGGGCGAAGATCCCCAGCGGATCGAGGACCACTGGCAGGCGATGTATCGGGGTGGCTTCTACCGCGGGGGCCCCGTCCTCATGTCCGCCATCGCGGGCATCGATCAGGCGCTCTGGGACATCAAGGGCAAGCACTACGGCGCGCCGGTCCACGACCTGCTGGGCGGCGCGGCCCGCGACCGGATTCGGGTCTATCAGTGGATCGGCGGCGACGACCCCGCCGACGTCGCCGACCAGGCCCGCGAGAAAGTCGAGGCCGGCTTCACCGCCCTGAAAATGAACGGAACGGGCGAACTCGAGCGTATCGACTCGCCCGCGGCCGTCTCCGCTGCGGCTGATCGGATGCGCGAGGTGCGTGAGGAAGTCGGCGACGAGGTTGACGTCGGCGTCGACTTCCACGGGCGAGTCTCGAAGCCGATGGCGAAACGGCTTGTTGAAGCGCTCGAGCCCTACGATCCGTTCTTCGTGGAGGAGCCCGTCCTACCCGAACATCTCGACGACCTCGGAGAGATCGCCCAGCACACGACGACCTCGATCGCAACGGGCGAGCGGCTGTTCTCCCGGTTCGACTTCAAGCAGCTGTTCGAGGACGGTCACGTCGACCTGATTCAGCCTGATCTCTCCCACGCCGGCGGGATCACCGAGGTCAAGAAGATCGCGAGTATGGCGGAAGCCTACGACGTCGCGATGGCGCCTCACTGTCCGCTCGGGCCGGTCGCGCTCGCCTCGTGCATCCAGGTCGACGCCTGCTCACCGAACGCGCTGATCCAGGAGCAGAGCCTCGACATCCACTATAACGAAACCAGCGACGTGCTGGACTATCTGGCTGATCCCTCCGTGTTCGACTACGAGGACGGGTTCGTCGAGATTCCCGACGGGCCCGGCCTCGGCGTCGAGGTCGACGAAGCACACGTTCGCGAGCAGGCCCAGCAGGACGTCGACTGGCACAACCCAGTCTGGCGCCACGACGACGGCAGCGTCGCCGAGTGGTGA
- a CDS encoding beta-galactosidase, with translation MTIGVCYFPEHWPRERWERDVDQMASAGLEYVRMGEFSWGRIEPERGQFGFEWLDEAIELIGDRGMEVVLCTPTATPPKWLVDERPEILQEDLDGTMREFGSRRHYCFNSAAYREETDRIVTRMAERYADNPHVAGWQLDNEYGCHGTVRCYCDDCANAFREWLGDRYDDIGALNEKWGTTFWSQQYGDFEAIDPPGPTPDEHHPSRLLEYYRFASDSVVEYNRLQAEILRDIDDDWFLTHNFMGHFPTLDAYDVADDLDLVSWDSYPTGFVQDRRSDDPTVAELRAGDPDQIGLDHDIYRGALDRPFWVMEQQPGDINWPPHAPQPADGAMRLWAHHAVAHGGDAVMYFRWRRCQEGQEQYHAGLRKQGGSPDRGYADASAAAEELFDLDPVDAPVALLHSYENLWATNIQPHSPDFDYWNHSGTYYRALRRRGVQVDAVPPERSLDQYAAVVAPALYLLDDALAARLEEYVESGGQLLVGARSGEKDPHNKLVDAQPGPLADLVGATVDQHESLPEQVPTRVTFDGEEYDFRTWAEWLDADDATIRGRYASGPGDQQPAIVDAERGEGRVAYCGVWPERELADAVVGEVLDRAGVASHPPLPDGVRIAERDGHVWVTNFSDSPVSVDAPTDATWVIGDANVEAFDVGVVTGSVGDVTVTQR, from the coding sequence ATGACGATCGGAGTCTGCTATTTCCCCGAGCACTGGCCCCGCGAGCGCTGGGAGCGGGACGTCGACCAGATGGCGTCGGCGGGACTGGAGTACGTCCGCATGGGGGAGTTCTCGTGGGGACGCATCGAGCCCGAACGCGGGCAGTTCGGCTTCGAGTGGCTCGACGAGGCGATCGAACTGATTGGCGACCGCGGGATGGAGGTCGTCCTCTGTACGCCCACTGCGACGCCGCCGAAGTGGCTCGTCGACGAACGCCCCGAGATCCTGCAGGAGGATCTCGACGGGACGATGCGGGAGTTCGGCAGTCGTCGTCACTACTGTTTCAACTCCGCGGCCTATCGCGAGGAGACCGACCGGATCGTCACCCGGATGGCCGAACGCTACGCCGACAACCCCCACGTCGCAGGATGGCAACTCGACAACGAGTACGGCTGTCACGGCACCGTTCGATGCTACTGTGACGACTGCGCGAACGCATTTCGCGAGTGGCTCGGCGATCGCTACGACGACATCGGAGCGCTCAACGAAAAGTGGGGAACGACCTTCTGGAGCCAGCAGTACGGCGACTTCGAAGCGATCGACCCTCCCGGTCCGACGCCCGACGAACACCATCCCTCGCGACTGCTCGAGTACTATCGGTTCGCCAGCGACAGCGTCGTCGAGTACAACCGCCTACAGGCCGAGATACTCCGTGATATCGACGACGACTGGTTCCTGACGCACAACTTCATGGGGCACTTCCCGACGCTGGACGCCTACGATGTGGCCGACGATCTCGATCTGGTGTCGTGGGACTCCTACCCGACCGGATTCGTTCAGGATCGCCGTTCCGACGACCCGACCGTCGCGGAACTGCGCGCCGGCGACCCCGATCAGATAGGTCTCGACCACGACATCTACCGCGGCGCGCTGGACCGGCCGTTCTGGGTGATGGAACAGCAACCGGGCGACATCAACTGGCCGCCCCACGCCCCACAGCCCGCCGACGGCGCGATGCGCCTGTGGGCCCATCACGCGGTCGCGCACGGGGGCGACGCCGTGATGTATTTCAGGTGGCGACGCTGTCAGGAGGGCCAGGAACAGTACCACGCGGGGCTGCGTAAGCAGGGCGGCTCGCCCGATCGCGGGTACGCGGACGCGAGCGCCGCCGCCGAAGAACTGTTCGATCTCGACCCGGTCGACGCGCCGGTCGCGCTGCTCCACAGCTACGAGAACCTCTGGGCGACGAACATCCAGCCCCATTCGCCCGACTTCGACTACTGGAACCACTCGGGCACCTACTACCGGGCGCTCCGTCGCCGCGGCGTGCAGGTCGACGCCGTTCCCCCGGAGCGCTCCCTCGACCAGTACGCGGCGGTCGTCGCGCCGGCGCTGTACCTCCTCGACGACGCGCTGGCGGCCCGGCTGGAGGAGTACGTCGAGAGCGGCGGGCAGCTCCTGGTCGGCGCCCGGAGCGGCGAGAAGGATCCCCACAACAAGCTGGTCGACGCCCAACCCGGCCCGCTCGCCGATCTCGTCGGCGCCACCGTCGACCAGCACGAGAGCCTCCCGGAGCAGGTGCCGACGCGGGTCACCTTCGACGGGGAGGAGTACGACTTCCGAACTTGGGCCGAGTGGCTCGACGCCGACGACGCCACGATCCGTGGCCGGTACGCGAGCGGCCCGGGCGATCAGCAGCCTGCGATCGTCGACGCCGAGCGCGGTGAGGGGCGCGTGGCGTACTGCGGCGTCTGGCCGGAGCGGGAGCTGGCCGACGCCGTCGTCGGGGAGGTCCTCGATCGGGCCGGCGTCGCGAGCCATCCGCCGCTACCCGACGGCGTCCGGATCGCCGAGCGGGACGGCCACGTCTGGGTGACGAACTTCTCGGACTCACCGGTGTCGGTCGACGCGCCGACCGACGCGACCTGGGTTATCGGCGATGCGAACGTCGAAGCGTTCGACGTCGGAGTCGTCACGGGATCGGTCGGCGACGTCACCGTAACACAGCGCTGA
- a CDS encoding carbohydrate ABC transporter permease: MATSTDSDDRNLVQRIDAWLNEDVSPRRALGAYLVLGLYFSFLLLPVIYMVIVTFTTQEFLFSPELVPSPSDFTLRNYEIVLSRGDFRTYFVNSMIVATSTTLLVLTVGVLAGYSMSRFDYPGRNGLLYAFLSTQMLPIVLILIPFYLLMFSLNLVDSLLGLVIAHSVIGIPLGTWLLKGYIDDIPESLDEAAKMDGCSHLSILRRVIVPLSMPGIAVAGFYTFILSWNDYLLVSVLSQTAMTRTLPFGLQLFQAQNTVAWNLLLTAAVITMAPVILLFAVAQRWVVEGLASGGLKGS, from the coding sequence ATGGCAACCAGCACTGATTCGGACGACCGAAATCTCGTCCAGCGGATCGACGCGTGGCTCAACGAAGACGTATCTCCGCGCCGCGCGCTCGGCGCCTACCTCGTGTTGGGGCTGTACTTCTCGTTCCTGCTGTTGCCGGTGATCTACATGGTCATCGTCACCTTCACCACCCAAGAGTTCCTCTTCTCGCCGGAACTCGTGCCGTCGCCGAGCGACTTCACCCTCCGGAACTACGAGATCGTCCTCTCCCGGGGCGACTTCCGGACGTACTTCGTCAACTCGATGATCGTGGCGACGTCGACGACGCTGTTGGTGTTGACCGTCGGGGTCCTGGCGGGCTACTCGATGAGCCGGTTCGACTACCCGGGACGGAACGGACTGCTGTACGCGTTCCTCTCGACGCAGATGCTTCCGATCGTGCTCATTCTGATCCCGTTTTACCTCCTGATGTTCTCGCTGAACCTCGTCGATTCGCTACTCGGGCTCGTGATCGCCCACTCCGTGATCGGGATCCCGCTCGGCACGTGGCTGCTGAAGGGATACATCGACGACATCCCGGAGTCGCTCGACGAAGCGGCCAAAATGGACGGCTGTTCGCACCTGAGCATCCTGCGGCGGGTCATCGTCCCGCTGTCGATGCCGGGGATCGCGGTCGCCGGCTTCTACACGTTCATTCTCTCCTGGAATGACTACCTGCTGGTGTCCGTCCTCTCGCAGACGGCGATGACCAGGACGCTGCCGTTCGGCCTGCAACTGTTCCAGGCGCAGAACACCGTCGCGTGGAATCTGCTGCTCACCGCGGCGGTGATCACGATGGCGCCGGTCATCCTGCTGTTCGCGGTCGCCCAGCGGTGGGTCGTCGAGGGGCTCGCCAGCGGCGGCCTGAAGGGCAGCTGA
- a CDS encoding sugar ABC transporter permease → MATQTESRFSRYKEEFSSFLTETWIGYAFAIPATVLLAVIIGYPTLRGIYLAFFEASLLNPGQMEFVGLQNFAALAGDPVFKEALWHSVLLTGLVVSLQYLLGLGLALALREKVPGAGVFRSLSMVTWVMPVIVMVIIFQFMMQNGFGPVNIILDSLGMRTTYWFGEPGVAFPLIVVMHVWRNIPFYAIALLAAMNSIPEEQYEAARLDGAGPLERFRYITLPQISYVSMIMIVLHVTFTFKNFDVVYLSTGGGPLGNTEVLATYVYKQAFEQYALGYGASIGVVMLILMLAFTVVYVKLEETD, encoded by the coding sequence ATGGCAACGCAGACAGAATCGCGATTCAGCCGGTACAAAGAGGAGTTTTCGTCGTTTCTCACGGAGACGTGGATCGGGTACGCCTTCGCGATTCCCGCGACGGTGCTCCTCGCGGTCATCATCGGGTACCCCACGCTCCGCGGGATCTACCTGGCGTTTTTCGAGGCGTCGTTGCTGAACCCGGGGCAGATGGAGTTCGTCGGTCTTCAGAACTTCGCCGCGCTCGCCGGCGATCCGGTGTTCAAGGAAGCTCTGTGGCACTCCGTCCTGTTGACCGGACTGGTCGTCTCGCTCCAGTACCTCCTCGGACTCGGGCTGGCGCTGGCTCTCCGAGAGAAGGTTCCGGGCGCGGGAGTGTTCCGTAGCCTGTCGATGGTGACCTGGGTGATGCCCGTCATCGTGATGGTCATCATCTTCCAGTTCATGATGCAGAACGGGTTCGGCCCGGTCAACATCATCCTCGACAGCCTCGGAATGCGAACGACCTACTGGTTCGGCGAGCCGGGCGTGGCGTTTCCGCTGATCGTGGTCATGCACGTGTGGCGGAACATCCCGTTCTACGCGATCGCGCTCCTGGCTGCGATGAACTCAATCCCCGAAGAACAGTACGAGGCCGCGCGCTTGGACGGGGCAGGACCGCTCGAACGGTTCCGGTACATCACGCTGCCCCAGATATCGTACGTGTCGATGATCATGATCGTGCTCCACGTCACGTTCACGTTCAAGAACTTCGACGTCGTGTACCTCTCGACCGGCGGGGGGCCGCTGGGCAACACCGAGGTGTTGGCCACGTACGTCTACAAGCAGGCCTTCGAGCAGTACGCGCTCGGATACGGCGCCAGCATCGGGGTCGTCATGCTGATTCTGATGCTCGCGTTCACGGTCGTGTACGTCAAACTGGAGGAGACCGACTAA